Genomic DNA from Theobroma cacao cultivar B97-61/B2 chromosome 3, Criollo_cocoa_genome_V2, whole genome shotgun sequence:
TATAGGTTCTCACTTGGCATTTaatttccatttcttttttcttatttaaggAGAACATTCCTCCTTCAGGCTGTATGATAGACTTCTGTTTTTGTCGTGTCTCATAATTTCACAATTGCCAAGTTCCCTGGTTTTGTCAAAAGGTATCAAAATGACGACATTCTGTTCAGTGACTTACCAAACTTGATGAGAAAACTCGTTAGTAACTTGGTCTACACCAAAAATTCACAATGCTATTGCAGGATTCTACTGTGTGAAACTAAGAATCCAATTCCATAAAGTATTAGACAAGCCTTATCATTTAGGAACTGCTTTGATTTATTCGTTAAATGCATTAGGAGCTAGAACGAGCGAATGAAGTTACCCTCCCCATCCAATCTGTTTGGATTGTAAGGGCTTTAGTTTGCTCACATAAAATCAGTGCAGAACTGCAGATAGTATTTTTACTCAGGCAAGAAAGTTTTGGGATTCAGAGGTGGAGATACGAGCCAGGAAGTGTTGTGCTATAAATCTACGATGGATTTTCCCGCTGGCAGTCTTTGGCAGAGAATCGGTTATAAAAACTTTCTTGGGGACTTTGAAAGCCGCAAGATTTTTCCTGCAGAACTCCTGCAGCTCTGCCTCACCAATACTCCATCCTTCCCTTGGAACGATTGTGCAGTTTATCTGAAAGAAGATTAGCATTCctccaattaaaattttttatatatgagcTTTTTCGAGGTTATATTGATTGGGACAAGTGGATCTAGTGTTacatttctataaaaaaattcatcttATATATATGAGCACAAAATTTTGTTGGGCCTCGTTTCTTCTGCCATCCTTGGACGTGGGTAGTGCTTTGTCTCACTGATCCAAACCAAATGGGCCCTTTTCATCCTATGACTAAGAAATATTGGTGGAGGTGTTCGGTTGAGAAATAGAAATATTAACATCAAACCGATGTTACCTCTTCACCATATTTGTCATCAGGGACTCCAGATGCGACCGCTTGTGCAATGTCTGGATGAAACAAAAGCACAGCATCCACTTGAATTGATGACAATAACATGGCATGGTCGGTAGTATAGTAATTTCACAAATCATTTGAAGTTTACCTCCACGATTAATAAACTCCTTGATCCGACCCACAAGATACAAATATCCATCCGAATCAAAATACCCAAGATCTCCAGTATGGAACCACCCATATTCGAAACCTGCTTTATTAGCTTCAGGATTATTTTTATAGTCCTTAGTCACATTTGGTCCCCCAATacacatttcacctctgaCATTTGCCTCTTGCGGCACACCATTTTCATCCAATATTACAACCTCTTGACCCACGGGTTTCCCCACTGACCCAGACTTATGTCGGCCATCTTCCACCAACGGGTTCGTAGCCGTCAGCCTGGTTGCTTCAGGCATGGCATAAGCCTCCAAGACCGGCGCCCCAAATGCCTCTTCCAGCAGCTCCAGAATCGCCAGAGCAAGCGACGCGCTACAGCTCCTGATAAATCGGAGCTTCGGGTAAACGAATTCAGGGTTTGCCACGTGGCGCTCGAGTAGGATCTGATGAATTGTGGGCACCGCGGTGTACCACGTTGCTGTGTCTTGTTTCACGTCTTGCCAAAATGTTGAAGCCGAGAATCTGCCAGCGGCCGGGATTGCCACGGCTCCCCCAGCCCCGAGCGGGCTCAACAAGCCCGTCAATAAGCCGTGAACGTGAAATAGTGGAGGGACTAACAAGGATGAGTCAGACTCGGTAAATTTGTAAACTGATATAGTATTCTTAACAGAAGAGACTATATTAAGCTGAGTCAATGGCACGCCTTGTGGTGCCAGAAGTGTGGAGGAAGAGTGCCACGTCAGACGGGTCATTGATGAGTACGCTGATCGAGGTTGGGCCTGGTTCGGAATGAGTCAGGGAGAGAGCGAGTTCAGAATCAGCACGGAGAAAGGTGGCTGTGGCGTGTGGGATACTAAGATTGGATGCCGCGGCCTGAGCCGAGGTGTTGCCATTCTGTGGAGTTAATAAAAGCTTGGACTCTGAGTCAGATACGTAAAACTCGAACTCTTCAGTGGTGTATGCCGGGTTGAGTGGCGCAGCCGTGGCTCGAGCTCTAGTTATAGCCAAAAACATAATTACAAACTGTAATGACAGCGAAAATATAGTACAGCGTAAGAGCTAAAAGTTATACACAGAAAATTAGTAGTACTCTTgtaatgaaaagaaacaaagcttGAAAGCAAACCTCGATGGTATTAAGGAAGGCAAGTGCAACAACATCGCCTCTCCCAAACCCAGCAGTGACTAGCCTGGAAGCGGCATGTTCGACGAGTTCTTGGAGCCGAGAATGCGTTATATCAAACTTGCCAGAAATTGACAGGCTCGCCGGTGAGGGAATTCTCTGGCGACGCGCTTCAGTAATCCTGATAGTGTAAGAGTGTCCATGCTTTTCTCTTCCGGGTTGCTTTCAGCACAAGTGtacattaatattaatacaGTGATAGAGAAATTGAGGGTTTTTCCACGAAGCCCATAACAAAGAAGAGGGGTTTTAACAGGGCAATTTTGCATGGTAGGGGTTGGACGCTCGACTTGAAGAAGTCTAGTCACCTGCTGAAATTCTAAAGTTGACGAAGAGACTGTTTTAATCAGCTGCAATCTAGCTCAGAGTAAGTTCTTAAAGTTTACCTTGTTTTGCTGTTAAACATTTGTCAAACCGGACACATGTAATTTGATCTTCATTTGATATTCCACTTGGAGCAGCGTCCCTCGAACCAATTGGCTGTGATTCACCTTGGTCCATCCAGCACATTTCCCTTTAATCACAGCGTAGTGAAATTCATTAAGCCTCGATGAAGTAAGCAGGGATGTCATTTTACAAAGCTGATGTGGCCATGACCTGTTTAAGTCATGCGGAATTCTAGTAAGTCAAAAAACTTCTAGTAAAGTTATAAGAGTGGGAACAGTATGTGCTGATTTTGATAATGGCAGCTCACTTTTTTCACTGCAACCTAGTCCACCCCATTGTAGCAGGGCAGCTCAAATTGCATAGTGTCAATAGTTAGTTTCTTGAACTTGTTAGATGGCTTCTTGTGGGAATTTTAGTTTTCAGAGGATATGCAATTCCTGCAGATTGGGCTATTATGCATGGCTTTGTACACTGTACCCGTTCAGTTGAATCCTGTAGTTTGTTTCAATCATTTGCAAGGGCAGCTTTTCCTGGCTGATCATGTTGAAtttcaatgaaaaagagaCAGTGTACTTAAAAATAGGTTACCAGCTAgcgaatatatatatatatatgtttgtttcaaatttgtttttgtagACTTTTCCCTCTGTTAAATTACTCTGTTTCATTTTTGTGCTAGCTAGGTTGAATTGCTTTGCTCACTGGTTTCCTTTTTCCAATGCTTGTGGTTTCCGGACGGTGCTGGGCCCTGGTAGTCGCTGACAACCGTTCCTGGATTCCTTTTCAAATAAGGTTACCTCCATTtcgccaaaaaaaaaaaaaatagatatgaAAACTCAACCATTTCTAATTATAATGACAGGCAACAATTAATTGTGATCTTCCCCTGTATAGCTCGCACTCTGCTGGCTGATATTGGGATTGCAGAGAAAATCTAATACGATTTATGGATTAGTTGAAATGATGATTGACGAGCCATGTGGaatgttttaaatttgttGGCATGTTAATTTTAAGAGTCCTAGAATTTGTTTAagctttaattaatttgtctCGGAAATGTTTATATCTTGGGCTGCCTCCGAGGAACAGAGAGCCAATGTAGCAGTGGAACTCTACTATGTATATAGCATGCAGAAGTGTTAAATTGCTGATATTCAGAATCCAGTTCTACCATATGAAACTCAGCAATTCTAATATTCTATAGATGCCACTAAATCTCCTCTCTCCGCCTcttaagttatttttaatatttatctgCGACTTACAAAGAGAATAATTACAGAGTAAAAAATAGTCACAGCAAAGGAGCTGGTCTCCCGTTTCCCACAAGATATAACTGCGCGCAGATAGATATGGTGTGTGCTTTAGGCTCCAAACTTGGGAACCTTAGCCGTCGAGATTTGAGCAAGAAAGTGCTCGGCTACAATTCTCCGTTGGATTTTCCCGCTGGCAGTCTTTGGGAGAGCGTCGGTGAAGAAAACTCTCTTAGGGACTTTGAAAGCTGCAAGGCTCTTCTTGCAAAATCTCTGCACCTCCGCCTCATCAACATTCGATCCTTCTCTTGGAACGATTGCGCAATTGACCTGTTGGTCATGCAGATGATCATCCAACACAAAATAATCAGCATCAATTCCTTTCtctaagaaaataatatacaGTAACTAAATTTTCCAATATGATCATATAACTAGTTTCTATAACAATAACATCCCAAAGCATTTACTATACTTTTTGGCATCACACGACTACTCTATGTCTCTATCCATGGCCATGAAAAGATCAACAAACATCTCATGTGGGCAATGCACTTTTAAATCACAAGAAACAAGGGAATAACACCCTATCTTGAACAGTTAGATGTCCTTTTCTTCACTACGGAATCAATCAGCAAAGAGGCTTCTCTGATCTACAGCCTGAGGTGGGTTTTGTCATAAATTGATGCTTTCTCTGGTAGTTGTAAGCATCAGGGGTGGGGCCCTTTCTCACCGCCCTGTATCCTAGATCATGCATGCATGATGCTACGTGTCTTTGTCTATATACGAAGGACTCGACTCGAATATTCTTTTCAGGATTGTGGTGTTACTTCGATACTAGTACATTAATCAAGGATGGGCAACAACTACATGCAGCTGCCAAAAATATTAGTTTTGTGAACTTACCTCTTCCCCGTATTTGTCATCAGGGACTCCAAAAGCAACTTCTTGGGCAACATCTGGATGAGATAAAAGCACTGCATCTACTTCTATTGGCGATATTTTCTCACCTTCAAATAACCAAAACATTAACAATTTTAACATCTGTTTAGGAGATTTTCAAATAAGATGACTTTAATTTGCACATTATAATACTATTATACCGAATATGATTTATGTTGtttatcaattataaattgtttcatcattaaactaattatatcataattattatgatatttcaattatttgtccatttttaattatcaattatgatattattttttttatctaatttgattctgtttaaaaacaaatactagtaaaaatagtaaaaacaTGGACAAAATGAATTCTGACTAGATATTAATAACgtatcaaatataaacagAAAATAATATGGTTTACCTCCACGGTTGATGAGCTCCTTGATCCGACCCACAAGATGCAAATACCCGTCCCGATCAAAATATCCAAGATCACCAGTGTGGAACCACCCAAATCGGAAAGCTGATTTATTAGCTTCAGGGTTATTTTTATAGCCCTTAGTCACATTTGGTCCTCTAATACATACTTCCCCATTAACATTTGCCACTTGCGGCACAccattttcatccaaaatCACCATCTCTTGACCCACGGGTCTCCCCACCGACCCGGCCTTATGTGGCCCATTTTCTGGTAACGGGTTTGACGCCATCAAATGGGTTGCCTCGGTCATGGCATAAGCCTCCAAAACTGGCGCCCCAAACGCCTCCTCCAGCCGAGCCAGTATAGCCGGTGCTAGCGAAGCGCTGCAGCTCCTAATGAATCGGAGCTTCGGGTAAACGGGTTCTGGATTGCCCAAGTGGCGATCCAGTATGATCTGGTGTATGGTAGGGACGGCAGTGTACCACGTGGCCTTGTATTTGTTCATGTCTTGCCAAAATGTTGAGGCGGAGAACCTGCCAGCGGAAGGGAGAGTCACGGCTGCACCAGCTCCGAGTGAGCTCAGCAACCCGGCTATCAAGCCGTGGACGTGAAATAACGGGAGGACTAACACGGTTGCATCGGACTCGGTGAGTTTATAAACCgatttaacatttttaaccGAGGATGCCAAGTTGAACTGAGTCAGTGGAACGCCTTTAGGGCGGCTTGTGGTGCCTGAAGTGTGGAGAAAGAGTGCTACGTCGGATGGTTCATTAGTGAGTTTGCTGACCGAGTTTAGGTCTGAGTCTTGTTGAGACAGGGAAAGTGCGAGTTCAGAATCCGCATCATGAAGGGTAGCTGTGGCGTGTGGAATGTTAAGCTTGGAAGCCGCGGCTTGTGCTGAGCTGTTGCCTTCAATTGAGGTTAACAAAAGCTTGGACTCCGAGTCGGATAGGTAAAACTCGAATTCTTCAGTAGTGTAAGCAGGGTTCAATGGCGCAGCCGTGGCTCGAGCTCGTATTACAGCCAAAAACATTATAACAAACTGTAAAAACATACAGCAGGAAATTCAAAGAACACTTcgcaaattaaaaaaaatgaaggacTTATTTAAAGAAGGAAAGGAAACTAACCTCGATGGTATTAGGGAAAGTGAGTGCAACGACATCGCCAGCACCGATCCCATTAGCTAAAAGCCTAGAAGCTGCAAGTTCAATGACTTCATGGAGCTTATAATGCGTTATATCAAACTTACCCGGAACTGAGACGGCGAGACGGTGAGGGAATTCTCCAGCGACCTGCTTCAGTAATTCCGTTAGTGTAAGACTCTCCATCGTTTTCTTTGCAGAAAGCCAATAATACCGATAATCAATAAGCCGATAAGATCAGAAAATTTCGTTTTGAATAAACAGGGGAGACGAATTATTTAACAACGAGCTTATAGAGAATAGTTTTGTAAGGTGATTTGCAGAGTGGAGGGCGGAGGTTAGGCAGGTGGCAAGATTTTAAGGTTGGCGATAGATGATGAGAACGTTTAATCTGCTGCAATCCAGCTTACGGTGTTAGTTTGAAGTTTCGCTCTTCGACGGTGATATTGCTTCAGAAAATTTCATTTGTAGGGGAACTTGT
This window encodes:
- the LOC18605571 gene encoding oxalate--CoA ligase; the protein is MESLTLTELLKQVAGEFPHRLAVSVPGKFDITHYKLHEVIELAASRLLANGIGAGDVVALTFPNTIEFVIMFLAVIRARATAAPLNPAYTTEEFEFYLSDSESKLLLTSIEGNSSAQAAASKLNIPHATATLHDADSELALSLSQQDSDLNSVSKLTNEPSDVALFLHTSGTTSRPKGVPLTQFNLASSVKNVKSVYKLTESDATVLVLPLFHVHGLIAGLLSSLGAGAAVTLPSAGRFSASTFWQDMNKYKATWYTAVPTIHQIILDRHLGNPEPVYPKLRFIRSCSASLAPAILARLEEAFGAPVLEAYAMTEATHLMASNPLPENGPHKAGSVGRPVGQEMVILDENGVPQVANVNGEVCIRGPNVTKGYKNNPEANKSAFRFGWFHTGDLGYFDRDGYLHLVGRIKELINRGGEKISPIEVDAVLLSHPDVAQEVAFGVPDDKYGEEVNCAIVPREGSNVDEAEVQRFCKKSLAAFKVPKRVFFTDALPKTASGKIQRRIVAEHFLAQISTAKVPKFGA